AGCGCTGAGTCTGCAGCTGTAACGCTGAGATGGTGCCGTTCTGATAATCGACCCACAACGGCTTGTTGATCGCCTGATAATCGCTGTAATCCTGGTCGGTGAACTGCACATCATAACCGGCGAACAGGCGCTGCAAACCGGCATAGGCGTCGAAATGAAAAAGGGTATCGTCCGCATCAAACAGGATGCAGTCCCAGTTATCTGACATTAAAGCTCCTTAACACCACTACGGCGTCAGGGCCATGAGAATGGCATCTTCACGGCCGCTGGCGGTGGGATAATAATTGGGGCGACGACTGACCTGATTGAATCCAAGCTGCTCATAGAGCGCGATGGCGGGCAGGTTCGAGGCCCGCACTTCCAGCCACAGCGTCAGCACGTTGCGTTTGATCAACTCATCGATCAGATGCTGCAACAACTGGCGACCAAATCCCCGGCGCTGAAAGGCAGGATCGACCGCGATGTTAAACAGCGAGGCTTCGTCCAGCACCACCTGAGTAATGGCAAAAGCGACCATTTTGCCGTCAACGTCGAGACGTAAATTGATAAAGCGCTCGCCCTGATTGCTGGCAAACGTCTTTTCACTCCAGGGAAACGCGTGACTACGACACTCAATGGCGAAAGCCTGCGCCAGATCGTCAGGGGTGAGTAAAGAGATGGCTGTCATGGTTACACATCTGTTGCCAGAGCGCGCGTTTGGCGACGCCGCTGCTGATCAGTTCATTTAAAGAGGCGCTGGTTAATGCCACGCCATTGAAAGTCTGGTCGCTCTCCACCCCGAGCAGCCAGCCCGCGCAGTTCAGCGTCTCCGGCAGCATTTGCAGCTGATCCGGCGTCACGGTCATTACCTGAGCGGGTTGCAGATTAAGCGCATGCAGCACGTCGCGCATCAGCGGTTCATGCAGACCGGGAGGCGCGTCAGCGACAATAATTAACTGCGTGTCCGGTGCCAGCGTGACGGCAATTTCGCCCTGAAGCACGCGCGGGCGGCGCAGTTGGTACTGCGTAATTCCCATTTGCTGTAAAAGCCAGTCGCGCCTGGACGTCATGGTGTTACCTGTTCTGCTGCCTGAATGCGACGCT
This genomic window from Pantoea sp. Lij88 contains:
- a CDS encoding DNA polymerase III subunit psi; this translates as MTSRRDWLLQQMGITQYQLRRPRVLQGEIAVTLAPDTQLIIVADAPPGLHEPLMRDVLHALNLQPAQVMTVTPDQLQMLPETLNCAGWLLGVESDQTFNGVALTSASLNELISSGVAKRALWQQMCNHDSHLFTHP
- the rimI gene encoding ribosomal protein S18-alanine N-acetyltransferase — protein: MTAISLLTPDDLAQAFAIECRSHAFPWSEKTFASNQGERFINLRLDVDGKMVAFAITQVVLDEASLFNIAVDPAFQRRGFGRQLLQHLIDELIKRNVLTLWLEVRASNLPAIALYEQLGFNQVSRRPNYYPTASGREDAILMALTP